GTTGTTCAGAAATTCTCTCAATCTGCTCGCTGTGCCAGCGGCAGGATTGGTCGTGTAGCGCCATCAACTCTGGATCCCCCGCGAAATGTGTCTCGTGAAACGCATTGGCCGCGGCGACCAGGGCAGGGTTGGGCGTCGAGGTGCGGGCTTCCGACTTGTTGCGCAAACGCCAATAGCGCAGCGATACGCGTTTGCCGGCAACCACAACGTCCCCGCGCAACATTTTCATGAAGTAGCTTTCCATCGAACGGAGCGCGTAATGGTCAAGCACCACCAGATTGTATCGCCCGCGCGCATCTGCCCCGTTCAGGGAACTGTCAGACTGAAATTCATCGAACGGTTGCGCCGACCCGTCGAGCCAGACCGGATTGGCACCCGCATCCATATCGGGACGATGATTGCGCAGTTTCACCAGTTTTGACGAGATACGGGTGATCGTCTTTGCCCCCCGATGTGCCCGCCATTTGCCGGGGGTTTCCGTCGAATGACCGGGAAACTGGTCGCGCATGAGCCCCGGTTCGAATTTCACCTGGCCATTGCAGCCGTGGTTCAACTCGAATATCGACAGCGCGTCGAATGGGCCGGCGGCGTCGAACAGATCGGTCAGCCGGCCATCGCCCGCCCGGATGTTGACGAACTCATCGACATCCATCGATATCACGAAATCCACGTCCGAGAAGATCGGCATCAGCTGCGTATAGGCCAACGCAATGGGCTGAAAGACGGTTTGCCCCGCGACAACGGCCGGATTGGGAAGATGTGTCAGCACCCCGATCTGTTGCAGGCGGTTCAGAATCAGGTCCGTGCCATCGCTGCAATCGTTGGTGAAAACGACAAGATCGGTGATACCAAGCGCCTTGTGCCATGCCACCCATTCCAGGATGAAGGGGCCTTCGTCCTTCATGCAGGTTGTGATCAGGGTTCTCGGTTCGTCGCCATACCATCTGTCCGACCCAGTTTTCAGGGCACTCCGGGTACGGATCGGCTGGGGTGGAGGGCGGCGTTCGAATATCTGAACACTGCTGTCGGGTTTGTTTTCCGGCGACAGATAGAGCCCCTTGCGAGCCAGGGCAGCGACGATCCTGGCGCTGCCTGCGCGGCCATAGACCTTCGGATGAAGCTCGAGGATCGCGTTTCTGACCGACGACAGATCGGCGTCGTCGAACAGCCCCAGTTCCCCGCCTTCGATGTCGCAGACGAGCACTGTCGGCCTCACCTCGGCAAGCAGGTCGTCAATTGCGAGGGCCGGCACCTGCTCGACCCTTGCGAAGGGACGGGACTCCGCCTCCATCGACGAGCCCCAGAAATCCTGACGGATGTAGAAGGGAATCTCCGCCCCTGACCGGACCGTAGCGACGCCATTGCGAAGCTCCGCCTGCTCGCACACATCGTTGAGCCGGTAGGTCTCCTGGATCAGCGGAATCATGTCCGGGTTTGCTTCGATGGCCACGACGCGGTCGACATCCGGGTTCTGGGCCGCGATCGTCGAGCACAGGCCGACCCCCGCGCCAAGTTCGAGCACGCGGTCACCCGGTTTCAGCAACCTGCGCAGCGATGCGACTTCGCCCCCCTCATAGCGGTTGTTGCGCATGGGGCGCTCGATCTTGGGCGTGATGATCCTGGGCACGAACGGGATCTGGACACCCTGTGTTTCGATCACGCTGTCATAGTCCAGCACGCCCTCACCTCCCCTGGCCGGTTTTTCCGCACTCAATTCGGCACCTCTGTCATCATCAACCAACCTTTGCAGCGCAGGCACGACCCCCGCACGTCTCCGGACGCCAAACCAACCGCGAGACCGGTGGACCGCCGTGACGGGCATCATACTGCGCTGCGCAATATCCTCAATCCGGTTGGTCGGAGGGGCCGGGTTGGCCTGAACGATTCGAAATCCAAACCGGCAGGCGACCCTGACGGGATGAAGCGGCGGCCGGACCGGTCATCGCGGTTACGGCGCGGCCGCCCGCCATCCTATCGCGCCATGCCAAAGAACTCGGCATTGGGACGCATGTTGGTCACATTCGCCATCCGGTTCGACAGGCCGAAGAAGGCCGAGATGGCGGCAATGTCCCAGATGTCTTCGTCGTCGAAACCGTGATCGCGCAAGACCTCCATGTCGGCGTCGCCCACCTCTTCGGCGTGACGGGACACTTTCACCGCGAAATCCAGCATCGCGCGCTGGCGCGGCGTGATATCCGCCTTGCGATAGTTGACCGCGACCTGATCGGCGATCAGCGGGTCCTTGGCGCGGATGCGCAGGATCGCGCCATGAGCGACGACGCAATACTGGCACTGGTTCAGGTTGCTGGTGGCGACCACGATCATCTCGCGCTCGGCCTTGGTGATCGGGCCCGGCTTGTCCATCAGCGCATCATGGTAGGCAAAGAAGGCCCGGAATTCGTCGGGGCGATGGGCCAGTGTCAGGAACACGTTGGGCACGAAGCCCGACTTTTCCTGAACTGCCTCGATACGCGCGCGGATGTCGTCGGGCAGATCGGCGAGATCGGGAACCGGAAAGCGGCTGATGGGTTGGTCGGACATCGGTCGTGGTCTCCTCGTCGGAATGATTGGGATCGGGCAACGCGCCCGTAGGATCAGATCATGGCTTCGATCAGGAACGGCCCCCTGCGTTTGCAGGCCGCCGCCAGAAGATCGTCGAATTGCTGCGGGGTTTCGGCACGGGCGGCCTCGACCCCCATGCCGTTGGCGATGCTGACCCAGTTCAGTGCCGGGTCGTCCAGATCCA
This is a stretch of genomic DNA from Pukyongiella litopenaei. It encodes these proteins:
- a CDS encoding FkbM family methyltransferase, which gives rise to MLDYDSVIETQGVQIPFVPRIITPKIERPMRNNRYEGGEVASLRRLLKPGDRVLELGAGVGLCSTIAAQNPDVDRVVAIEANPDMIPLIQETYRLNDVCEQAELRNGVATVRSGAEIPFYIRQDFWGSSMEAESRPFARVEQVPALAIDDLLAEVRPTVLVCDIEGGELGLFDDADLSSVRNAILELHPKVYGRAGSARIVAALARKGLYLSPENKPDSSVQIFERRPPPQPIRTRSALKTGSDRWYGDEPRTLITTCMKDEGPFILEWVAWHKALGITDLVVFTNDCSDGTDLILNRLQQIGVLTHLPNPAVVAGQTVFQPIALAYTQLMPIFSDVDFVISMDVDEFVNIRAGDGRLTDLFDAAGPFDALSIFELNHGCNGQVKFEPGLMRDQFPGHSTETPGKWRAHRGAKTITRISSKLVKLRNHRPDMDAGANPVWLDGSAQPFDEFQSDSSLNGADARGRYNLVVLDHYALRSMESYFMKMLRGDVVVAGKRVSLRYWRLRNKSEARTSTPNPALVAAANAFHETHFAGDPELMALHDQSCRWHSEQIERISEQQEIKDRRDWIMENAWT
- a CDS encoding peroxidase-related enzyme (This protein belongs to a clade of uncharacterized proteins related to peroxidases such as the alkylhydroperoxidase AhpD.); this encodes MSDQPISRFPVPDLADLPDDIRARIEAVQEKSGFVPNVFLTLAHRPDEFRAFFAYHDALMDKPGPITKAEREMIVVATSNLNQCQYCVVAHGAILRIRAKDPLIADQVAVNYRKADITPRQRAMLDFAVKVSRHAEEVGDADMEVLRDHGFDDEDIWDIAAISAFFGLSNRMANVTNMRPNAEFFGMAR